A genome region from Solirubrobacter pauli includes the following:
- a CDS encoding S8 family serine peptidase encodes MATAADAAPTAAARLAATAKQSPNRSVTAIVQFKVPEAKAKRIVKAHKGTITDKLPAVQGFAVRLPAKQAKALKSAKGVLNVTLNAKVNSTSFSPELLATNFPKTTGADQAWAAGLTGKGVGVAIIDSGINGDIADFKNADGTSRVTNVISNPGATGAGDPVGHGTHVAGIVGGNSAFRTDGLAGKYTGIAPEADLVAIKTSDDAGNSTVLDVINALQFVVDHKDELNIKVVNLSVSADTPGSYRTDPLNAAVEFAWHAGVVVVSAVGNRGDAADAAQYAPGNDPYVISVGATDERETAAPADDTVADFSSRGRTIDGFNKPDVFAPGAKIVAPLAAGSAFSQLAPATSIFEGGQYIRIGGTSMASPVVAGAAALLLQARPDLNPDQVKALLTANVTTTADGVGQVNIPAALAAQVSTAANAGLTPNLSVATALTLAGIDPTRATWTKATWTKATWTKATWTRATWTKATWTAGASGTTAPWARATWTCAACESAGDGVDPTKSTWSRSTWSRSTWSSIEW; translated from the coding sequence GTGGCCACGGCGGCCGACGCCGCCCCGACCGCAGCCGCGCGCCTGGCCGCCACGGCGAAGCAGTCCCCGAACCGCAGCGTCACCGCGATCGTCCAGTTCAAGGTCCCCGAGGCCAAGGCGAAGCGGATCGTCAAGGCGCACAAGGGCACGATCACCGACAAGCTCCCGGCCGTCCAGGGCTTCGCCGTCCGGCTGCCGGCCAAGCAGGCCAAGGCGCTCAAGAGCGCCAAGGGCGTCCTGAACGTCACGCTGAACGCGAAGGTCAACTCGACGAGCTTCTCGCCCGAGCTGCTGGCGACGAACTTCCCGAAGACGACCGGCGCCGACCAGGCGTGGGCCGCGGGCCTGACCGGCAAGGGCGTCGGCGTCGCGATCATCGACTCGGGCATCAACGGCGACATCGCCGACTTCAAGAACGCCGACGGCACGTCGCGCGTCACGAACGTCATCTCGAACCCCGGCGCCACGGGCGCGGGCGACCCTGTCGGCCACGGCACGCACGTCGCGGGCATCGTCGGCGGCAACTCGGCGTTCCGCACCGACGGGCTCGCCGGCAAGTACACCGGCATCGCGCCGGAGGCCGACCTCGTCGCCATCAAGACCTCCGACGACGCGGGCAACTCGACCGTCCTCGACGTGATCAACGCGCTGCAGTTCGTCGTCGACCACAAGGACGAGCTGAACATCAAGGTCGTGAACCTGTCCGTGTCCGCCGACACGCCGGGCTCCTACCGGACCGACCCGCTCAACGCCGCCGTCGAGTTCGCGTGGCACGCGGGCGTGGTGGTCGTGTCCGCCGTCGGCAACCGCGGCGACGCGGCCGACGCCGCGCAGTACGCGCCGGGCAACGACCCGTACGTGATCTCGGTCGGCGCGACCGACGAGCGGGAGACCGCGGCTCCGGCCGACGACACGGTCGCCGACTTCTCCAGCCGCGGCCGGACCATCGACGGCTTCAACAAGCCGGACGTGTTCGCGCCGGGCGCGAAGATCGTCGCCCCGCTCGCGGCCGGCTCGGCGTTCTCGCAGCTCGCGCCCGCCACCAGCATCTTCGAGGGCGGCCAGTACATCCGCATCGGCGGCACGTCGATGGCCTCCCCCGTCGTCGCGGGCGCCGCCGCGCTGCTCCTGCAGGCCCGCCCGGACCTGAACCCGGACCAGGTCAAGGCGCTGCTGACCGCGAACGTCACGACGACCGCCGACGGCGTCGGCCAGGTCAACATCCCGGCCGCGCTCGCCGCGCAGGTCTCCACGGCCGCCAACGCCGGGCTGACTCCGAACCTGTCGGTCGCCACCGCGCTCACGCTGGCCGGCATCGACCCGACGCGCGCCACCTGGACCAAGGCGACCTGGACCAAGGCCACCTGGACGAAGGCGACCTGGACTCGCGCGACCTGGACCAAGGCCACCTGGACCGCCGGCGCCAGCGGCACGACCGCCCCGTGGGCGCGTGCCACCTGGACCTGCGCGGCCTGCGAGAGCGCGGGCGACGGCGTCGACCCGACCAAGTCGACCTGGAGCCGCTCGACCTGGTCCCGCAGCACGTGGTCGAGCATCGAGTGGTGA
- a CDS encoding NTP transferase domain-containing protein: MRTVAILPVKSFGRAKQRLGHAFPDRPALAAAMVADVLEALAAVPSLDGVIVVTAEPIAAEIARGMGAQVVHDPDETGQSDAAARGVAAALGRDVAGASAGGTNAGAARDGVVLDPAAARADRVLLVPGDCPALDPDEVEALLGRRAPVVIVPDRHGTGTNALLLSPPDVMAPAFGEGSFERHSGLASAAGAEPDVADVRTLGLDVDTPDDLAALRRALEIHPGGAVRTRALLDQAIAA, encoded by the coding sequence ATGCGGACCGTCGCCATCCTCCCCGTCAAGTCGTTCGGCCGGGCCAAGCAGCGCCTCGGCCACGCGTTCCCCGACCGCCCCGCGCTCGCGGCCGCGATGGTCGCCGACGTGCTCGAAGCGCTGGCGGCGGTGCCGTCGCTGGACGGCGTGATCGTCGTCACGGCCGAGCCGATCGCCGCGGAGATCGCCCGCGGCATGGGCGCGCAGGTCGTCCACGACCCGGACGAGACCGGCCAGTCCGACGCCGCCGCGCGTGGGGTGGCCGCGGCGCTGGGCCGCGACGTGGCCGGCGCGAGCGCGGGCGGCACGAACGCGGGCGCGGCCCGTGACGGCGTCGTGCTCGACCCGGCCGCGGCCCGCGCCGACCGCGTGCTGCTCGTCCCCGGCGACTGCCCCGCGCTCGATCCCGACGAGGTCGAGGCCCTGCTCGGCCGGCGGGCGCCCGTCGTGATCGTCCCCGACCGCCACGGGACCGGCACGAACGCGCTCCTGCTCTCGCCGCCCGACGTGATGGCGCCGGCCTTCGGCGAAGGCTCGTTCGAGCGCCACTCGGGCCTGGCGAGCGCGGCGGGCGCCGAGCCGGACGTCGCGGACGTCCGGACGCTCGGTTTGGACGTGGACACGCCGGACGATCTCGCCGCCCTGCGCCGCGCGTTGGAGATCCACCCGGGTGGCGCCGTCCGCACGCGCGCGCTCCTCGACCAGGCCATCGCGGCCTAG
- a CDS encoding 2-phospho-L-lactate transferase CofD family protein encodes MASVVLLAGGTGGAKLARGLLDELGPELVVIANTGDDVEIYGAHVSPDPDLITFWLADQIDERGWGLAEDTFHAMDQLRALGEQIWFNLGDRDLAIGLHRAQRLAAGGRLTHSIEDLRRAFGVPARVLVPTDAPLRTWIRSGGNWHAFQEFMIRVKGPLEDVEYRAERPPEPTAEALEAISEASAIIVGPSNPVLSIDPILAVLGDAIREAAAPVVAVSPLVRGAVLKGPTADCLTWAGQTLDSDGIADHYGDLLSGLVADERTDLVPTLETDVELGDAESRRRVAREVLEFASALAHAA; translated from the coding sequence GTGGCATCCGTCGTCCTCCTCGCTGGGGGTACCGGAGGCGCGAAGCTGGCCCGAGGCCTGCTGGACGAGCTCGGGCCCGAACTGGTCGTCATCGCCAACACCGGCGACGACGTCGAGATCTATGGCGCGCACGTCAGCCCCGACCCCGACCTGATCACGTTCTGGCTCGCCGACCAGATCGACGAGCGCGGCTGGGGCCTCGCCGAAGACACGTTCCACGCGATGGACCAGCTGCGCGCGCTCGGCGAGCAGATCTGGTTCAACCTCGGCGACCGCGACCTGGCGATCGGCCTGCACCGTGCGCAACGGCTCGCGGCCGGCGGCCGGCTCACGCACAGCATCGAGGACCTGCGGCGCGCGTTCGGCGTGCCCGCCCGGGTGCTCGTGCCGACCGACGCGCCGCTGCGCACCTGGATCCGCTCGGGCGGGAACTGGCACGCCTTCCAGGAGTTCATGATCCGCGTCAAGGGCCCGCTCGAGGACGTCGAGTACCGGGCGGAGCGCCCGCCGGAGCCGACCGCGGAGGCGCTCGAGGCGATCAGCGAGGCGAGCGCGATCATCGTCGGCCCGAGCAACCCGGTGCTGTCGATCGACCCGATCCTCGCCGTGCTCGGCGACGCGATCCGCGAGGCGGCCGCGCCCGTCGTCGCGGTCTCGCCGCTCGTGCGCGGGGCGGTGCTCAAGGGCCCGACCGCCGACTGCCTCACCTGGGCCGGCCAGACGCTGGACTCGGACGGCATCGCCGACCACTACGGCGACCTGCTGTCGGGCCTCGTCGCGGACGAGCGCACCGACCTCGTCCCGACCCTGGAGACCGACGTGGAGCTCGGCGACGCCGAGTCCCGCCGCCGCGTGGCGCGCGAGGTTCTGGAGTTCGCCTCCGCGCTGGCACACGCGGCCTGA
- the cofE gene encoding coenzyme F420-0:L-glutamate ligase yields the protein MIELLALPGLPEVRPGDDLAQLILATGVELTGSDVLVIAHKVVSKSEGRIVDLADVTPGARARQLAADHGKDPRHVEVVLSEAAQLVRADGGRLICRTRHGFVCANAGVDQSNAAEAEQLILLPLDPDASARALRAQLPGHPAVVVTDSFGRAWRTGQCEVAIGVAGLRPLEDWRGLPDTARRELHATVIAIADEAAAAADLVRGKDTREPAVRVRGLERHITADDGPGVAPLVRKLEDDLFR from the coding sequence ATGATCGAGCTCCTCGCGCTGCCCGGCCTGCCCGAGGTCCGCCCGGGTGACGACCTCGCGCAGCTGATCCTCGCCACCGGCGTCGAGCTCACCGGCAGCGACGTCCTCGTCATCGCGCACAAGGTCGTCTCGAAGTCCGAGGGCCGGATCGTCGACCTCGCCGACGTCACGCCGGGCGCCCGTGCGCGCCAGCTCGCCGCCGACCACGGCAAGGACCCGCGGCATGTCGAAGTCGTCCTCAGCGAGGCCGCGCAGCTCGTGCGCGCCGACGGCGGACGGCTGATCTGCCGCACGCGCCACGGGTTCGTGTGCGCGAACGCGGGCGTCGACCAGTCCAACGCGGCTGAGGCCGAGCAGCTGATCCTGCTCCCGCTCGACCCCGACGCTTCCGCGCGTGCCCTGCGCGCGCAGCTCCCCGGGCACCCCGCGGTCGTCGTCACGGACTCGTTCGGCCGCGCCTGGCGCACGGGGCAGTGCGAGGTCGCGATCGGCGTCGCCGGCCTGCGGCCGCTCGAGGACTGGCGCGGCCTGCCCGACACGGCCAGGCGCGAGCTGCACGCCACCGTGATCGCGATCGCCGACGAGGCGGCCGCGGCGGCGGACCTGGTCCGCGGGAAGGACACCCGCGAGCCCGCCGTCCGCGTGCGTGGCCTGGAGCGGCACATCACGGCGGACGACGGGCCCGGGGTTGCTCCACTCGTGCGCAAGCTCGAGGACGACCTCTTCCGCTGA
- a CDS encoding AAA family ATPase, whose protein sequence is MIAIGAELRAEDAPWLAAMAETPQNPEYHAEGDVLAHTRMVCDALISAPGWDELDAVTREELWLAAVLHDVGKPATTRFEDGRWTAPGHARRGAIIARRLLWEAGVEPRARERICALVRHHMAPYHLIAQRDAVRRCVQISLEAGVVRQHRLTRADALGRIGSGVDALVLNVDLFAEYAAELGCLYEPYPFASDHARFTYFTRTDRDPAYAAYDDTRSRVVVLSGLPGAGKDLWIAHHGDGRPVISLDDLRRERGVKRGDTTAEGHLIQDAREQARVYLRAGEPFIWNATNLSAQLRGQTIALCADYHAHVTIVAVEAAADDLSRRNRDREHPVPWPSIERMLDRWEAPTPAECHRLEVWSDTLDGVSAP, encoded by the coding sequence GTGATCGCGATCGGCGCGGAGTTGCGCGCGGAGGACGCGCCGTGGCTGGCCGCCATGGCCGAGACGCCGCAGAACCCGGAGTACCACGCCGAAGGTGATGTGCTCGCGCACACGCGGATGGTCTGCGACGCGCTCATCTCCGCCCCCGGCTGGGACGAGCTGGACGCCGTGACGCGTGAGGAGCTGTGGCTCGCGGCGGTGCTCCACGACGTCGGCAAGCCGGCGACGACCCGGTTCGAGGACGGCCGCTGGACCGCGCCGGGCCACGCGCGGCGCGGCGCGATCATCGCGCGCAGGCTGCTGTGGGAGGCGGGCGTCGAGCCGCGGGCGCGCGAGCGGATCTGCGCGCTGGTCCGCCACCACATGGCCCCGTACCACCTGATCGCGCAGCGGGACGCCGTCCGCCGGTGCGTCCAGATCTCGCTCGAGGCAGGCGTGGTCCGCCAGCACCGGCTCACCCGCGCGGACGCGCTCGGGCGGATCGGGTCGGGCGTCGACGCGCTCGTGCTCAACGTCGACCTCTTCGCCGAGTACGCGGCCGAGCTCGGCTGCCTGTACGAGCCGTACCCGTTCGCGTCCGACCACGCGCGCTTCACCTACTTCACCCGCACCGACCGCGACCCCGCGTACGCCGCCTACGACGACACGCGCAGCCGCGTCGTCGTGCTGTCCGGGCTGCCCGGCGCGGGCAAGGACCTGTGGATCGCGCACCATGGCGACGGCCGACCGGTGATCTCGCTCGACGACCTGCGGCGCGAGCGTGGGGTCAAGCGCGGCGACACGACCGCCGAGGGCCACCTGATCCAGGACGCGCGGGAGCAGGCGCGCGTCTACCTGCGCGCGGGCGAGCCGTTCATCTGGAACGCGACGAACCTCTCCGCGCAATTGCGCGGTCAGACGATCGCCCTCTGCGCGGACTACCACGCGCACGTCACGATCGTCGCCGTGGAGGCGGCCGCGGACGACCTCAGCCGCCGCAACCGCGATCGCGAGCACCCCGTTCCGTGGCCGTCGATCGAGCGGATGCTCGACCGCTGGGAGGCGCCGACGCCGGCCGAGTGCCACCGCCTCGAGGTGTGGTCCGACACCCTTGACGGCGTGTCAGCGCCCTGA
- a CDS encoding sugar phosphate isomerase/epimerase family protein: MSSEHRGLGRRDFLLGAAGAAAVPMGLGALGAPAHAHGHPHGGWGHGGSIPREQISIQLYTVREQLTADLDGTLRALARIGYRTVEHAGFAGRTAAEFKAALRRAGLRATSGHQAVPYPFDAAAWRAQLQDAVTIGQRYIVTPVTPATFGPTGGTSLLTTAAQWKDYAAVCNQAGAMARQYGLRFGIHNHNWEFGALQDDTPLVGYDFLISDTDPRFVHFEIDLYWAWYAHRDPVQLIAVLGDRVRQFHVKDMRFNPGHVATFADPGTGVIDFARIFRAAGDPREHEYIVERDDALAVALTTAQVGYDFLSRIRF, translated from the coding sequence ATGTCCAGTGAACACCGCGGGCTCGGCCGGCGCGACTTCCTGCTCGGAGCGGCGGGCGCCGCGGCGGTGCCGATGGGCCTCGGCGCGCTCGGCGCGCCGGCCCACGCGCACGGCCATCCCCACGGCGGCTGGGGCCACGGCGGGTCGATCCCGCGTGAGCAGATCAGCATCCAGCTCTACACCGTGCGCGAGCAGCTCACGGCCGACCTCGACGGCACGTTGCGCGCGCTCGCCCGGATCGGCTACCGGACGGTCGAGCACGCGGGCTTCGCCGGTCGCACCGCGGCGGAGTTCAAGGCGGCGCTGCGGCGGGCGGGCCTGCGCGCGACGTCCGGCCACCAGGCCGTCCCGTACCCGTTCGACGCCGCCGCCTGGCGCGCGCAGCTGCAGGACGCGGTGACGATCGGGCAGCGCTACATCGTCACGCCGGTCACCCCGGCGACGTTCGGCCCGACCGGCGGCACGTCCCTGCTGACGACCGCGGCGCAGTGGAAGGACTACGCCGCCGTCTGCAACCAGGCGGGCGCGATGGCCCGCCAGTACGGGCTGCGGTTCGGCATCCACAACCACAACTGGGAGTTCGGCGCGCTCCAGGACGACACCCCGCTGGTCGGCTACGACTTCCTGATCTCCGACACCGACCCGCGGTTCGTGCACTTCGAGATCGACCTGTACTGGGCCTGGTACGCCCACCGCGACCCGGTGCAGCTGATCGCCGTCCTCGGCGACCGCGTGCGCCAGTTCCACGTCAAGGACATGCGGTTCAACCCCGGCCACGTGGCCACGTTCGCCGACCCGGGCACGGGCGTGATCGACTTCGCGCGGATCTTCCGCGCGGCGGGCGACCCGCGCGAGCACGAGTACATCGTCGAGCGCGACGACGCGCTCGCCGTCGCGCTCACCACGGCGCAGGTCGGCTACGACTTCCTGAGCCGGATCCGCTTCTGA
- a CDS encoding RNA ligase family protein produces MERTKYPRTWHLPDSPNRGADGDHAYADYATFTGREVVVTEKLDGENTTIYADGYTHARSVSSGYHATRTWVRALAGRVGYELPAGWRICGENTYGRHSIEYDRLPSYFQLFAVYDAEDRCLSWDDTAAWAERLQVDLVPLLYRGLFDRVRVLSLLAGASAFGPEREGVVVRWADAFAVAEHQRAVGKLVRKDHVKTDQHWMSGAVVPNGLAS; encoded by the coding sequence GTGGAGCGCACGAAGTACCCACGCACCTGGCACCTGCCCGACTCACCGAACCGCGGCGCGGACGGCGATCACGCCTACGCCGACTACGCGACCTTCACCGGGCGCGAGGTGGTCGTGACCGAGAAGCTCGACGGCGAGAACACGACGATCTACGCCGACGGGTACACGCACGCCCGCTCGGTCTCCTCGGGCTACCACGCCACCCGCACGTGGGTGCGGGCGCTGGCCGGGCGCGTGGGGTACGAGCTGCCCGCGGGCTGGCGCATCTGCGGCGAGAACACGTACGGCCGGCACTCGATCGAGTACGACCGGCTGCCGTCCTACTTCCAGCTGTTCGCGGTCTACGACGCGGAGGACCGCTGCCTGAGCTGGGACGACACCGCGGCGTGGGCGGAGCGCCTCCAGGTGGACCTCGTGCCGCTGCTCTACCGCGGCCTGTTCGACCGGGTTCGAGTCCTGTCGCTGCTCGCAGGCGCGTCGGCGTTCGGGCCCGAGCGCGAGGGCGTCGTGGTGCGCTGGGCGGACGCGTTCGCGGTCGCCGAGCACCAGCGCGCGGTGGGCAAGCTCGTCCGCAAGGACCACGTCAAGACCGACCAGCACTGGATGAGCGGTGCGGTCGTGCCGAACGGGCTGGCGTCGTGA
- a CDS encoding putative bifunctional diguanylate cyclase/phosphodiesterase — MGLRVIRKIEPIWGLIFALSVISAVLYFAFVRDFEAMQTPEIAWYVIAVLVLATERFPVELEFRRSSHSFSLTDIPLTVALIFTTGTHAFWAIVGGSLIALLLRRLPLIKFCFNVAQIALVANVMLVLVHLASGIDDDFGPLAWLAVLAATQLGGVLTIAQIIAAIVLTEGSVSREQVRQMFGMDFVVTLTGTAMALVSSILWIERPAATPLLALPILVAFGGYRAYVHERQGHEKVKFLYEANRTLSESPEVAIALEGLLERALGAFRAEQAEVILFAGDGGAPLRTGLGPGNAREAMALMDHDAAVALRTLAEESEDAIALTDPFPASIAAYLAGRGVRHGMLGVLRGEDRVIGTLMLANRYGLSRGFTRGDRALFETLAANASAALQFDRLEQAVTELRDLQDQLTHQAHHDPLTGLANRSLFSQRVREALESGGADKVAVMFIDLDDFKGVNDTLGHAIGDELLRGVASRLVRSVRKEDVVARLGGDEFAVLVQRDEDVEQGAAELAERTLAAFLAPVQAGEKPLNVSLSIGIAACQHNRTATDELLRDADVAMYEAKEGGKRRFAVFTPAMRDSIVRRHGLKEELARALKQRELMVQYQPIVDIGTGETISVEALVRWNHADRGRIPPAEFIPLAEDTGLIVPLGRYVLEEACQSVVARSDTLQVQVNLSAIELEHPDLIPTIQDVLRRTGIPPGRLVLEVTETLLVKDAERGAETLQQLRDLGVQLALDDFGTGYSSLSYLRNLPLDTLKIAREFVEGLAFSDHDAAFVRLIVGLAKTVGLKVVAEGIETREQLDMLREIGCDLGQGYYFAAPMDVDADWHSAPVAAALA; from the coding sequence GTGGGACTGCGCGTCATCCGCAAGATCGAGCCGATCTGGGGCCTCATCTTCGCCCTCTCGGTGATCTCCGCCGTGCTCTACTTCGCGTTCGTCCGCGACTTCGAGGCGATGCAGACGCCGGAGATCGCCTGGTACGTGATCGCCGTGCTCGTGCTCGCGACCGAGCGCTTCCCCGTCGAGCTCGAGTTCCGCCGCAGCTCGCACTCGTTCTCGCTGACGGACATCCCGCTCACCGTCGCGCTGATCTTCACCACCGGCACGCACGCCTTCTGGGCGATCGTCGGCGGCTCGCTGATCGCGCTGCTGCTGCGCCGGCTGCCGCTGATCAAGTTCTGCTTCAACGTCGCGCAGATCGCGCTCGTGGCGAACGTGATGCTCGTGCTCGTCCACCTCGCCTCCGGGATCGACGACGACTTCGGCCCGCTCGCGTGGCTGGCCGTGCTGGCCGCGACCCAGCTCGGTGGCGTGCTCACGATCGCGCAGATCATCGCCGCGATCGTGTTGACCGAGGGCAGCGTCTCCCGCGAGCAGGTCCGCCAGATGTTCGGCATGGACTTCGTGGTGACGCTCACCGGCACGGCGATGGCGCTCGTCTCGTCGATCCTCTGGATCGAGCGGCCCGCGGCCACGCCGTTGCTGGCGCTGCCGATCCTGGTGGCGTTCGGCGGCTACCGCGCCTACGTGCACGAGCGCCAGGGCCACGAGAAGGTCAAGTTCCTCTACGAGGCCAACCGGACGCTGAGCGAGTCGCCCGAGGTGGCGATCGCGCTGGAGGGCCTGCTCGAGCGGGCCCTCGGCGCGTTCCGGGCCGAGCAGGCCGAGGTGATCCTGTTCGCCGGCGACGGCGGCGCGCCGCTGCGCACCGGGCTCGGCCCCGGCAACGCGCGCGAGGCGATGGCGCTGATGGACCATGACGCGGCGGTCGCGCTCCGCACGCTCGCGGAGGAGTCCGAGGACGCGATCGCGCTCACCGACCCCTTCCCCGCCTCGATCGCCGCGTACCTGGCGGGCCGCGGGGTCCGCCACGGCATGCTCGGCGTGCTGCGCGGCGAGGACCGCGTGATCGGCACGCTCATGCTGGCCAACCGCTACGGGCTCTCCCGCGGCTTCACGCGCGGCGACCGCGCGCTGTTCGAGACGCTCGCCGCGAACGCGTCCGCCGCGCTCCAGTTCGACCGCCTCGAGCAGGCCGTCACCGAGCTGCGCGACCTGCAGGACCAGCTGACGCACCAGGCCCACCACGACCCGCTGACCGGGCTCGCGAACCGCTCGCTGTTCTCCCAGCGGGTGCGCGAGGCGCTCGAGTCGGGCGGGGCGGACAAGGTCGCGGTCATGTTCATCGACCTCGACGACTTCAAGGGCGTCAACGACACGCTCGGGCACGCGATCGGCGACGAGCTGCTGCGCGGCGTCGCCTCGCGGCTCGTGCGCTCGGTGCGCAAGGAGGACGTGGTCGCGCGCCTCGGCGGCGACGAGTTCGCCGTGCTGGTGCAGCGCGACGAGGACGTCGAGCAGGGCGCCGCCGAGTTGGCCGAGCGCACGCTCGCCGCGTTCCTGGCGCCGGTCCAGGCCGGCGAGAAGCCGCTGAACGTGTCGCTGTCGATCGGCATCGCCGCCTGCCAGCACAACCGCACCGCCACGGACGAGCTCCTGCGCGACGCCGACGTCGCCATGTACGAGGCCAAAGAGGGCGGCAAGCGCCGCTTCGCCGTCTTCACGCCCGCGATGCGCGACTCGATCGTGCGCCGCCACGGCCTCAAGGAGGAGCTGGCGCGCGCCCTCAAGCAGCGCGAGCTGATGGTCCAGTACCAGCCGATCGTGGACATCGGCACCGGCGAGACGATCTCGGTCGAGGCGCTCGTGCGCTGGAACCACGCCGACCGCGGCCGGATCCCGCCCGCCGAGTTCATCCCGCTGGCGGAGGACACCGGCCTGATCGTGCCGCTCGGCCGCTACGTGCTCGAGGAGGCGTGCCAGTCGGTCGTCGCCCGCTCCGACACCCTCCAGGTGCAGGTCAACCTGAGCGCGATCGAGCTCGAGCACCCGGACCTCATCCCGACGATCCAGGACGTGCTGCGGCGCACCGGCATCCCGCCGGGCCGGCTCGTGCTCGAGGTGACCGAGACGCTGCTCGTCAAGGACGCCGAGCGCGGCGCCGAGACGCTGCAGCAGCTGCGCGACCTCGGCGTGCAGCTCGCGCTCGACGACTTCGGCACGGGCTACAGCTCGCTCTCCTACCTGCGCAACCTGCCGCTCGACACGCTCAAGATCGCGCGGGAGTTCGTCGAGGGCCTGGCCTTCAGCGACCACGACGCGGCGTTCGTGCGCCTGATCGTCGGCCTCGCCAAGACGGTCGGCCTGAAGGTCGTCGCCGAGGGCATCGAGACCCGCGAGCAGCTCGACATGCTGCGCGAGATCGGCTGCGACCTCGGCCAGGGCTACTACTTCGCCGCGCCGATGGACGTCGACGCCGACTGGCACTCCGCACCCGTCGCGGCGGCGCTCGCCTAG
- a CDS encoding UDP-N-acetylmuramate dehydrogenase, translated as MTTSSGPSSSSRPRASFAPPVPPARRTTDATDGAPYSLRRRMRLAALTTLRLGGSAERVVTVETEPELVAAVREDPTLVLAGGSNVVIADADLPGTVVLVRTGGISFENGLMIVQAGEPWDAVVARAVAEGRQGIECLSGIPGSTGATPIQNVGAYGQDVSETVAWVRVYDRERDEVRLMTAAECEFDYRRSVFKYRRRWTVLAVAFRLPESGESGPLRYAELCRTLDVPVGGRAPLADVREAVLGLRRGKGMVVDEGDPDSVSAGSFFTNPILDHAEWARIPGDPPGWPEPDGRIKTSAAWLIERAGFHKGFGDGRAGISSKHTLALVNRGEATTAELMDLAREIANGVQKRFGVALHPEPVLVGHSWE; from the coding sequence ATGACGACCAGTTCGGGCCCGAGCTCGTCCAGCAGGCCTCGGGCCAGCTTCGCGCCTCCGGTACCCCCAGCGAGGAGGACGACGGATGCCACTGACGGAGCACCTTATAGCCTGAGGCGGCGCATGCGGTTAGCCGCTCTCACCACATTGCGCCTGGGTGGCTCCGCCGAGCGGGTCGTCACCGTCGAGACCGAGCCGGAGCTCGTCGCCGCCGTGCGCGAGGACCCGACGCTCGTGCTCGCGGGCGGTTCGAACGTCGTCATCGCGGACGCCGACCTCCCCGGCACGGTCGTGCTCGTCCGCACAGGCGGGATCAGCTTCGAGAACGGGCTGATGATCGTCCAGGCGGGGGAGCCGTGGGACGCGGTCGTCGCGCGTGCCGTCGCCGAGGGCCGGCAGGGGATCGAGTGCCTGTCCGGCATCCCCGGCTCGACCGGCGCGACGCCGATCCAGAACGTCGGCGCGTACGGGCAGGACGTCAGCGAGACCGTCGCCTGGGTGCGCGTGTACGACCGCGAGCGCGACGAGGTACGGCTGATGACCGCCGCCGAGTGCGAGTTCGACTACCGCCGCAGCGTCTTTAAGTACCGCCGTCGCTGGACCGTGCTCGCGGTCGCGTTCCGGCTGCCCGAGAGCGGGGAGTCCGGCCCGCTGCGGTACGCCGAGCTGTGCCGGACGCTTGACGTGCCGGTCGGCGGGCGCGCCCCGCTCGCCGACGTGCGCGAGGCGGTCCTGGGCCTGCGCCGCGGCAAGGGCATGGTCGTCGACGAGGGCGACCCGGACTCGGTCAGCGCCGGCTCGTTCTTCACCAACCCGATCCTCGACCACGCCGAGTGGGCGCGGATCCCCGGCGACCCACCCGGTTGGCCAGAGCCTGACGGCCGGATCAAGACGTCGGCGGCGTGGCTGATCGAGCGCGCCGGCTTCCACAAGGGGTTCGGAGACGGACGTGCGGGCATCTCCAGCAAGCACACGCTGGCGCTCGTGAACCGCGGCGAGGCGACCACCGCGGAGCTGATGGATCTGGCGCGGGAGATCGCGAACGGCGTCCAGAAGCGGTTCGGCGTCGCATTGCACCCGGAACCGGTGCTTGTCGGTCATTCGTGGGAGTGA